AGAAGAGCGCACCCGACAATTGCAGTGGAGCCTCGAAGTTCAGGGTAAGCTCAGTAAAAAAATGCGCCAGCAAATCCAACAACTGCGGCAACTCAACCGCCTGAAGGATGATTTTCTCAGTACCGTTAGCCATGAGCTCAATACTCCCCTTGCCACAATGAAACTGGCGGTGAAGATGCTCAAGCAGCCCGGGCGATCGCCAGAAAAACAACAGACCTATTTAGATATTTTGGACGAAGAGCTCAACCGCGAAAGTAAGCTGATTCACGATCTATTACAGCTCCAACAGGCCGAGGCCAGCACCTTTGCCCTCAAACCCCAACGGCTGAACCTCATTCCAGCTTTGAACACCTTGGCTGAAAAATTCCAGGCCCGCTGGTTCCCCCTCAAGCAACTCCAATTGCAGTTGAGCCTGAAACCCACAACCTTGGGGGCGAATCTCCAGCTAGAGACGGATCCAGAACATTTCCTCAATGCTATCAGTGAGCTCCTCACCAACGCCGGGAAATATGCAACCCCCAACAGCATCGTTCAACTGGAGGTGCAATATTTCAGGCGATCGCCCGCCCATATTCAAATTCGCATCTGCAATGATGGCATAAAAATTGAAGGCGCCGAACAGGGCCAAATTTTTGAAAAATTTCAGCGGGGGGAAGCCGCCACCCAACGCGCCATTCCTGGCACAGGTTTGGGGCTAACCCTCGTCAAAACTATTGTTGAACACCTTGAAGGGACAATTACCGTTTCTAGTGCACCCAACCCAGACCGGGAGGATTATCATACCTGCTTTAGCTTGGTTTTCCCTCAGGCGATCGCCCAAGTCTAAGCTGGGAAAATCCGGAGACGGCGGTTGGGTTCTTCCCCAAAGCTCGACGACTGCAAATGGTAATGCTCGATGAGTTCATGTTGCATCTTGCGAATTTTTGCCGAACGGGGCAGCAGCTCCACTGGCTGACCCTGGGGAATCACAATTTGTTCTACGGCAAGGCGGGCTTCTTCGAGGGCATCAATTTCATCGTCACTGTTGCTCTGGGCAAAGAGGCGCACATCCGTCGGTTCCTGATTGTTTGGGTCATCCATATTGAGCAATTGCCGTAATGCCCTGGTGATCTGGGGAATGCTATTCGACTTCACCGCATGGATTGGCACATGGCAAGTTTGAGCAATTTGGCGCAGCTTGGAATGATTTTTGAGCTGCGATCGCAGGGCTAAAACCGCATCGGCGCTCTCGAGATCCTTCGTCAGTTCAATGGGTAACCGCAAGATTTCGATGACTTGCTCCAATTGCGATCGCCCCACGCCGTAGGGATACACATAGACGGGGTAATCTTCACCGTTGGGGCCAGGAATGCGTACTTTCTCCTGCTGTTGGGGATCGCGGGCCATCCAGGATTGATCAATCAACTGGTCGAGGGGGTCTGCCCGGGGGGAAAGCAATTTTTTTTTCGGGCTACCGAAGGGGAGGGGGGCCATTTTCCCCGATGCCCGCAACCCCTGAGGACGGCTAGGTTCGGCCACCATCGGCGTTTGGGGGTTCCAGTTGGGAATCTCAACGGGGTGCTCCATCTCTTCGGTGATCTTCACATTGCCTTGATCATCGACGGTGCGCACCTCCAATAGCGGCTGGTGGCCCCGCAGCAGAGTATCAATGGTGATTGACACATCGCTATGAACCACCCACCGTTGCCGCTCCAGCATTTCTACCGCCACATCAAAGGTGGGGGGCGCTTTGCGTTCGAGGACGGTTTTTTGCGATCGCCGTTTGCGGGCCTCTTCATCCCCCAGGGTCACCGCCTGGATCCCCCCCACGAGATCAGAGAGGGTGGGGTTTTTAATCAAGTTTTCAATGCGATTGCCGTGGGCGGTGCCAACAAGCTGGACACCCCGTTCGGCGATCGTTCTGGCGGCCTGGGCTTCGAGTTCTGTACCAATTTCGTCAATGATAATCACTTCGGGCATATGGTTTTCCACGGCCTCAATCATCACCTTGTGTTGCAATTCTGGGGTGGCCACCTGCATCCGCCGGGCGCGACCAATGGCGGAATGGGGGATGTCACCGTCCCCGGCAATTTCGTTGGAGGTATCGATAATCACGACTCGTTTGCCAAAATCATCGGCTAAGACCCGAGCAATTTCCCGGAGAGCTGTGGTTTTACCGACCCCAGGCCGTCCCAACAGGAGGATCGATTTGCCGCTTTCGACCAGCTCCTGAATCATCAAAATCGTGCCAAATACGGCGCGACCGATGCGACAGGTCAACCCGACAATCTCCCCTTGGCGGTTACGCATGGCGCTGATGCGGTGCAAGGTCCGTTCAATGCCGGCACGGTTATCGCCACTAAACATCCCCACCCGCTCTACGGAATATTCCAAATCGTCGCGGCTAATGGGGCGATCGCCTAAATCTTCAGCACTGTTTTCAAAGCGGGCTTCGGGGATGCGGCCTAGATCCATCACCACTTCAATCAGGGCATCTTTGTGGGGATGATCCGCCAGGCGATCGCGGATCGCGTCGGGCAAAATCGTCAGCAGTTTTTCGAGGTCGTCCGTCACAAGGCGGCGGTGGGCCGGAAAAGCAGGGGATTGGGGTGCGGTCATAGACTAAGGCTTGG
The nucleotide sequence above comes from [Synechococcus] sp. NIES-970. Encoded proteins:
- a CDS encoding ATPase like protein; amino-acid sequence: MTAPQSPAFPAHRRLVTDDLEKLLTILPDAIRDRLADHPHKDALIEVVMDLGRIPEARFENSAEDLGDRPISRDDLEYSVERVGMFSGDNRAGIERTLHRISAMRNRQGEIVGLTCRIGRAVFGTILMIQELVESGKSILLLGRPGVGKTTALREIARVLADDFGKRVVIIDTSNEIAGDGDIPHSAIGRARRMQVATPELQHKVMIEAVENHMPEVIIIDEIGTELEAQAARTIAERGVQLVGTAHGNRIENLIKNPTLSDLVGGIQAVTLGDEEARKRRSQKTVLERKAPPTFDVAVEMLERQRWVVHSDVSITIDTLLRGHQPLLEVRTVDDQGNVKITEEMEHPVEIPNWNPQTPMVAEPSRPQGLRASGKMAPLPFGSPKKKLLSPRADPLDQLIDQSWMARDPQQQEKVRIPGPNGEDYPVYVYPYGVGRSQLEQVIEILRLPIELTKDLESADAVLALRSQLKNHSKLRQIAQTCHVPIHAVKSNSIPQITRALRQLLNMDDPNNQEPTDVRLFAQSNSDDEIDALEEARLAVEQIVIPQGQPVELLPRSAKIRKMQHELIEHYHLQSSSFGEEPNRRLRIFPA
- a CDS encoding two-component sensor histidine kinase, whose protein sequence is MCPVHPHHQLIRNIQAAIDTTQDLAALFPRAIADLQAAFAVDEATIGLIKSTHPLRQRREQIATATLELQLPSEQLPCRWALQDCDFCQAAWHQAPEIWMLSPGQAQREGRSPLSLAQYHQILLAPLMGGQRLLNQEQTVLGFIMLMGRSPGVWLPEDLSTLAIIAHQLGQTIIHRQTLRQIQALVEERTRQLQWSLEVQGKLSKKMRQQIQQLRQLNRLKDDFLSTVSHELNTPLATMKLAVKMLKQPGRSPEKQQTYLDILDEELNRESKLIHDLLQLQQAEASTFALKPQRLNLIPALNTLAEKFQARWFPLKQLQLQLSLKPTTLGANLQLETDPEHFLNAISELLTNAGKYATPNSIVQLEVQYFRRSPAHIQIRICNDGIKIEGAEQGQIFEKFQRGEAATQRAIPGTGLGLTLVKTIVEHLEGTITVSSAPNPDREDYHTCFSLVFPQAIAQV